A window of Corallococcus macrosporus DSM 14697 contains these coding sequences:
- a CDS encoding type I polyketide synthase, with protein MSAVSNRVQDPIAIIGIGCRFPGGAQSPRHLWELLTQGRCAIVEVPKERWDHRRYYDPDPDKPGKTYVRHGGFLREAIDTFDAAFFSISPREAATLDPQQRLLAEVAWESLEDAGLPADGLAGSPTGVYVGGFMLDSMLTHMGPMNRELIGAHTAVGSTMTVLSNRLSYMFDFRGPSISLDTACSSSMVAVHLACQDLRSGATSLALAGGVNVMFRPEIFVAMSKGKFLSADGYSKSFDTRADGYGRGEGAGLVVLKRLADAVRDQDRIYAIIRGTGVNQDGHSESMTAPSSSAQEALIRRVCSSAALDPTDIHAFEAHGTGTAVGDPAELGGLGAVSKRADGQGPWVGSLKANIGHLEAAAGVAGLIKASLCLQHRQLPPQANLRDLNPAIPFDTLGLRIPRALEALAPRKDEPLRMGVNSFGYGGTNAHCVIEQAPPAEPRARADEAAAPLLLPLSARSPEALRALARSYADLLAAPAAAPLSDVCFSAATRRAHHEHRLALLATEDVADLATRLSSFAAGNPAELGASGRTLQAAEARPVFVFTGMGPQWWAMGRELYAQDALFRATLERCDAIFQRLSGWSLLEQMLADEQSSNMARADIAQPANTFLQLGLLELWRRAGIEPAAVIGHSAGEVASAYAAGRFTLEQAMLVIYERSRIQAKAAGLGKMAAVGLSEEGARAAIRGREALVSIAAINGPNGVTLSGDAKAIEEIAAELEARGVFQRILKVEVPYHSPAMEGLKPELRRCLASLQPSAGHLPTYSTVTGGRVEGVSYDAEYWCDNIREPTLFAKAAGQLLKDGYRLFIELGPHPVLLASIKECCAEARVEGRVLTSLRRQEPEQKTFTKALAELYVAGIPVKWSSLYPQGSRYTPLPTYPWQREKHWHESEEALTDRRGSDEHSLLGPRVPSPLPAWERGLNARFLPCLQDHRVRGSLVVPGATYVELALAVRRAMGLAEPHALEEVRFENALVVMGHDEPVVRTTYDEAAQTVTIYSRPRDNRTSWTRHATARIRRDVQTPAATHVRVSELGIHAEAPLDTEALYQMLASRGLEYGPRLRGIRSLRRSDTELLAEIVLPESEVERITADPHMQLDPVWLDPCLQAMVSWLPEDDARLYLPMGCRSVQLSQPPAPDAPLWCHARIRARTANTLECDLTLVDGEGRVSARLTGVECAALANREESAPRPAFYDWTYAHAFEATADEMPAKGSGTWLVFADQGGIGAGLAPVFERGGVQDIVMVTRGEAFVRESDHRFQIRPGNAADVRAVVEAVGRVRVQHVAYLYGLDAQAGNASDDVQSLLDVVLALAPGDGASLRVVTRDAQRAVPGDCLDALSAAALIGFARVVPAEFPHLRTRSIDLPRDASASQQALVERLAHELLADTKEEEVALRDTRRFVRRLTAKPLPEWEAQTKGTPAPVGAEQVFEIALDGAERRPRRATRKQPGRGELEIRVTHVTLTRAAATQGRRASDTHWPLEVGGVVIAVGESTPGFTPGQAVQALVAQEAPGVGTHAVLRLDRDFVSAGTSQGRLLPFIGAEYAIHAHGHLQPSERLLVIGDAGGVGTALVELGRAAGGRTAIVLDTGTQQAPEGVRVFDRRSPSLPEEVLAWTDGAGVDLLVNASCDADPTITSVLGTFGRFVDAGPLAAAEGLFATAWPRGAACARVDLAAMLRQRPRDVAARLQSVLGRFQTLPALPAESWSVTRAAEAPGWLAEHAQARGLARLTLTFTDGERLALAPAADEPLFDANATYLVTGGFGGFGLALARWMVAEGARHLVLTGRKGASTPEARQLVQDLEAAGARVTPAAADVSNLDDMKALFARLDATHPPLKGVLHTAAVLDDAPLPDLNLERIQRVMVPKAGGAWVLHELTKDRPLDVFVLFSSVAALIGNPRQGNYVAANSYLDALAEHRAARGLAAISIHWGVLGGFGMAQDEAVRTYLESLGLNPMAPATVLTALKRVLRLHTPQLGLFDVQWAKLGRAAPHLGKSARTSHLLGSAQGGGQSEAEQLRGHLAQLPSEARQPELEKFLVERLASILQIPMERVEPRKPLSLLGVDSLLSMQVQRTIREALGIEIPALELLRAGSLVEVATSLSSKFDGPAAAEAPAKAPVTEEAEIEQQVNSMSESELDSILQAMLAAQTAQERETA; from the coding sequence ATGAGCGCTGTGTCCAATCGTGTGCAAGACCCCATCGCAATCATTGGCATCGGCTGCCGCTTTCCAGGGGGTGCGCAGTCGCCACGCCACCTCTGGGAGCTGCTCACCCAGGGCCGCTGCGCCATCGTCGAGGTCCCCAAGGAGCGCTGGGACCACCGGCGGTATTACGACCCGGACCCCGACAAGCCAGGCAAGACGTACGTGCGGCACGGCGGCTTCCTGCGGGAGGCCATCGACACGTTCGACGCGGCCTTCTTCTCCATCTCCCCGCGCGAGGCGGCGACGTTGGACCCCCAGCAGCGCCTGCTCGCGGAGGTGGCCTGGGAGAGCCTGGAGGACGCGGGCCTTCCGGCGGACGGGCTCGCGGGCAGCCCCACGGGCGTCTACGTCGGCGGGTTCATGCTCGACAGCATGCTCACGCACATGGGGCCGATGAACCGCGAGCTCATCGGGGCGCATACGGCGGTGGGCTCGACGATGACGGTGCTCTCCAACCGGCTGTCATACATGTTCGACTTCCGGGGGCCGAGCATCTCCCTGGACACGGCGTGCTCCTCGTCGATGGTCGCCGTCCACCTGGCGTGCCAGGACCTGCGCAGCGGCGCCACGTCGCTCGCGCTGGCTGGCGGCGTCAACGTCATGTTCCGGCCCGAAATCTTCGTGGCCATGAGCAAGGGCAAGTTCCTGTCGGCGGACGGGTACTCCAAGAGCTTCGATACGCGCGCGGACGGCTACGGCCGGGGTGAAGGCGCCGGCCTCGTGGTGCTCAAGCGGCTCGCCGACGCGGTCCGCGACCAGGACCGCATCTACGCCATCATCCGGGGCACGGGCGTCAACCAGGACGGCCACAGCGAGTCCATGACGGCGCCGAGCTCCAGCGCGCAGGAGGCGCTGATTCGCCGCGTGTGCTCCAGCGCGGCCCTGGACCCCACCGACATCCACGCCTTCGAGGCCCACGGCACGGGCACGGCGGTGGGAGACCCGGCGGAGCTGGGCGGCCTGGGCGCCGTCTCCAAGCGGGCGGACGGGCAGGGCCCGTGGGTGGGCTCGCTCAAGGCGAACATCGGCCACCTGGAGGCCGCGGCCGGCGTGGCCGGCCTCATCAAGGCGAGCCTGTGCTTGCAGCACCGCCAGCTCCCGCCGCAGGCCAACCTGCGCGACCTCAACCCGGCCATCCCCTTCGACACGCTGGGCCTCCGCATCCCCCGCGCCCTCGAGGCGCTGGCGCCCCGGAAGGACGAGCCCCTGCGGATGGGCGTGAACTCCTTCGGCTACGGCGGCACCAACGCCCACTGCGTCATCGAGCAGGCGCCGCCCGCCGAGCCGCGGGCGCGCGCCGACGAGGCCGCGGCCCCGCTGCTGCTCCCCCTCTCCGCGAGGAGCCCCGAGGCGCTGCGCGCGCTGGCCCGGTCCTACGCGGACCTCCTGGCGGCGCCGGCGGCCGCCCCGCTGTCGGACGTCTGCTTCTCCGCGGCCACGCGCCGCGCGCACCACGAGCACCGGCTGGCGCTGCTGGCGACGGAGGACGTGGCGGACCTGGCCACGCGGCTGTCGTCCTTCGCGGCGGGCAACCCCGCCGAGCTGGGCGCCTCCGGCCGGACGCTCCAGGCGGCGGAGGCCCGGCCCGTCTTCGTGTTCACCGGCATGGGGCCCCAGTGGTGGGCCATGGGCCGGGAGCTGTACGCCCAGGACGCGCTGTTCCGCGCCACCCTGGAGCGCTGCGACGCCATCTTCCAGCGGCTTTCGGGCTGGTCGCTGCTGGAGCAGATGCTCGCGGACGAGCAGTCCTCCAACATGGCCCGGGCGGACATCGCGCAGCCGGCGAACACGTTCCTCCAGCTTGGCCTGCTGGAGCTGTGGCGCCGCGCGGGCATCGAGCCGGCGGCGGTGATTGGCCACAGCGCGGGCGAGGTCGCGTCGGCGTATGCCGCCGGCCGCTTCACGCTGGAGCAGGCCATGCTCGTCATCTACGAGCGCAGCCGCATCCAGGCGAAGGCCGCGGGCCTGGGGAAGATGGCGGCCGTGGGGCTCTCCGAGGAAGGCGCGCGCGCCGCCATCCGGGGGCGCGAGGCGCTGGTGTCCATCGCCGCCATCAACGGCCCCAACGGGGTGACGCTGTCGGGTGACGCGAAGGCCATCGAGGAGATTGCCGCGGAGCTGGAGGCGCGCGGCGTCTTCCAGCGCATCCTGAAGGTCGAGGTGCCCTACCACAGCCCCGCCATGGAGGGCCTCAAGCCGGAGCTGCGCCGCTGTCTGGCCTCGCTCCAGCCCTCCGCCGGGCACCTGCCCACGTACTCCACCGTCACGGGTGGCCGCGTGGAGGGCGTCTCGTACGACGCGGAATACTGGTGCGACAACATCCGCGAGCCCACGCTCTTCGCGAAGGCTGCGGGGCAGTTGCTGAAGGACGGCTACCGGCTCTTCATCGAGCTGGGGCCCCACCCCGTGCTGCTGGCGTCCATCAAGGAGTGCTGCGCGGAGGCCCGCGTCGAGGGCCGCGTCCTCACCTCCCTGCGGCGGCAGGAGCCCGAGCAGAAGACCTTCACCAAGGCCCTGGCCGAGCTCTACGTCGCGGGCATCCCCGTCAAGTGGAGCAGCCTCTATCCCCAGGGCTCGCGCTACACGCCGCTGCCCACCTACCCCTGGCAGCGCGAGAAGCACTGGCACGAGTCCGAGGAGGCCCTCACGGACCGCCGCGGCTCGGATGAGCACTCCCTGCTCGGGCCCCGCGTCCCCTCGCCCCTCCCCGCCTGGGAGCGCGGGCTGAACGCGCGCTTCCTGCCCTGCCTCCAGGACCACCGCGTCCGGGGCTCGCTGGTCGTCCCCGGCGCCACCTACGTCGAGCTGGCGCTGGCCGTGCGCCGCGCCATGGGGCTCGCCGAGCCTCACGCGCTGGAGGAGGTGCGCTTCGAGAACGCGCTCGTCGTCATGGGGCATGACGAGCCCGTCGTCCGGACCACCTATGACGAGGCGGCCCAGACGGTGACCATCTACAGCCGCCCGCGCGACAACCGCACGTCCTGGACCCGGCACGCCACCGCGCGCATCCGCCGCGACGTCCAGACGCCGGCGGCGACGCACGTCCGGGTGAGCGAGCTCGGCATCCACGCGGAGGCGCCGCTCGACACCGAGGCGCTGTACCAGATGCTGGCGTCGCGGGGGCTCGAGTACGGGCCGCGCCTGCGGGGCATCCGCTCGCTGCGCCGGAGCGACACGGAGCTGCTGGCCGAAATCGTCCTGCCGGAATCGGAGGTGGAGCGCATCACCGCGGACCCGCACATGCAGTTGGACCCGGTGTGGCTGGACCCGTGCCTCCAGGCGATGGTGTCCTGGCTCCCCGAGGACGACGCGCGGCTCTACCTGCCCATGGGTTGCCGGAGCGTGCAGCTCTCCCAGCCGCCCGCGCCGGACGCACCGCTGTGGTGCCACGCGCGCATCCGCGCGCGCACGGCCAACACGCTCGAGTGCGACCTCACGCTGGTGGACGGCGAGGGCCGGGTGTCCGCGCGGCTGACGGGCGTCGAGTGCGCCGCGCTCGCGAACCGCGAGGAGTCCGCCCCCAGGCCGGCGTTCTACGACTGGACCTACGCGCATGCCTTCGAGGCCACCGCCGACGAGATGCCCGCGAAGGGCAGCGGGACGTGGCTGGTGTTCGCCGACCAGGGCGGCATCGGCGCCGGGCTCGCGCCTGTCTTCGAGCGCGGCGGCGTCCAGGACATCGTCATGGTGACGCGGGGCGAGGCGTTCGTCCGTGAGTCGGACCACCGGTTCCAGATTCGCCCCGGGAACGCGGCGGATGTCCGCGCCGTCGTGGAGGCCGTGGGCCGCGTCCGCGTCCAGCACGTGGCCTACCTCTACGGGCTGGACGCGCAAGCGGGCAACGCGTCGGATGACGTCCAGTCACTGCTCGACGTGGTGCTGGCGCTGGCCCCGGGTGACGGCGCGTCGCTGCGCGTCGTCACGCGAGACGCGCAGCGGGCCGTGCCAGGGGACTGCCTGGACGCGCTGTCCGCCGCGGCGTTGATTGGCTTCGCGCGCGTCGTCCCCGCGGAGTTCCCGCACCTGCGGACCCGCTCCATCGACCTGCCCCGGGACGCCTCGGCGTCGCAGCAGGCGCTGGTCGAGCGGCTGGCGCACGAGCTCCTGGCGGACACGAAGGAAGAGGAGGTCGCGCTGCGCGACACCCGCCGGTTCGTCCGGCGCCTCACCGCGAAGCCGCTGCCGGAGTGGGAGGCCCAGACGAAGGGCACGCCCGCGCCCGTGGGCGCGGAGCAGGTGTTCGAGATTGCGCTCGACGGCGCGGAGCGCCGCCCCAGGCGCGCCACGCGCAAGCAGCCCGGCCGGGGCGAGCTTGAAATCCGGGTGACGCACGTAACGCTGACCCGCGCGGCGGCGACCCAGGGCCGGCGCGCGTCCGACACGCACTGGCCGCTGGAGGTGGGCGGCGTCGTCATCGCGGTGGGCGAGTCCACCCCGGGCTTCACGCCGGGCCAGGCGGTGCAGGCGCTGGTCGCGCAAGAGGCGCCCGGGGTGGGGACGCACGCGGTGCTGCGGCTGGACAGGGACTTCGTCAGCGCCGGCACCTCGCAGGGGCGGCTGCTGCCCTTCATCGGCGCGGAGTACGCGATCCACGCGCATGGCCACCTCCAGCCCTCCGAGCGCCTCCTCGTCATCGGGGATGCCGGTGGCGTGGGGACCGCGCTCGTCGAGCTCGGCCGCGCCGCAGGGGGCCGGACGGCCATCGTCCTGGACACCGGGACGCAGCAGGCGCCCGAAGGCGTCCGCGTCTTCGACCGGCGCTCGCCTTCCCTGCCCGAGGAGGTTCTCGCGTGGACGGACGGCGCGGGCGTGGACCTGCTGGTGAACGCGTCGTGCGACGCGGACCCCACCATCACCAGCGTGCTCGGGACGTTCGGCCGCTTCGTGGACGCGGGTCCGCTCGCCGCGGCGGAGGGGCTCTTCGCCACCGCCTGGCCTCGCGGCGCGGCCTGCGCTCGCGTGGACCTGGCGGCCATGCTGCGCCAGCGTCCCCGGGACGTCGCCGCGCGGCTCCAGTCCGTCCTCGGCCGGTTCCAGACGCTGCCGGCGCTGCCCGCCGAGTCCTGGTCCGTCACCCGCGCGGCGGAAGCGCCGGGCTGGCTGGCCGAGCATGCCCAAGCGCGGGGCCTGGCCCGCCTCACGCTGACGTTCACCGACGGTGAGCGGCTGGCCCTCGCGCCAGCGGCGGACGAGCCCCTCTTCGACGCGAACGCGACCTACCTCGTCACCGGCGGCTTCGGCGGCTTCGGCCTCGCCCTGGCCCGCTGGATGGTCGCGGAGGGCGCGCGGCACCTGGTCCTCACGGGCCGCAAGGGCGCCTCCACGCCGGAGGCCAGGCAGTTGGTGCAGGACCTGGAAGCCGCGGGCGCGCGCGTCACCCCGGCCGCCGCGGACGTCAGCAACCTGGACGACATGAAGGCCCTGTTCGCGCGCCTCGACGCCACGCACCCGCCCCTCAAGGGCGTGCTGCACACGGCGGCCGTGCTCGACGACGCGCCGCTCCCCGACCTGAACCTGGAGCGCATCCAGCGCGTCATGGTGCCCAAGGCAGGAGGCGCGTGGGTCCTCCACGAGCTGACGAAGGACCGCCCGCTGGACGTCTTCGTCCTGTTCTCGTCCGTCGCCGCGCTGATTGGCAACCCGCGCCAGGGCAACTACGTGGCGGCGAACAGCTACCTGGACGCGCTGGCGGAGCACCGGGCGGCGAGGGGCCTGGCGGCCATCAGCATCCACTGGGGCGTGCTGGGTGGGTTCGGCATGGCCCAGGACGAGGCGGTGCGCACGTACCTCGAATCGCTGGGCCTCAACCCGATGGCGCCCGCCACCGTGCTGACCGCGCTCAAGCGGGTGCTGCGCCTCCACACGCCGCAGCTCGGCCTCTTCGACGTCCAGTGGGCCAAGCTGGGCCGCGCCGCCCCGCACCTGGGCAAGTCCGCCCGGACGTCCCACCTGCTGGGCAGCGCGCAGGGCGGCGGCCAGAGCGAGGCGGAGCAGCTGCGCGGCCACCTGGCGCAGCTCCCGTCCGAGGCCCGGCAGCCGGAGCTGGAGAAGTTCCTCGTCGAGCGGCTCGCCAGCATCCTCCAGATTCCCATGGAGCGGGTGGAGCCGCGGAAGCCCCTCTCGCTGCTGGGCGTGGACTCGCTGCTGTCGATGCAGGTCCAACGGACCATCCGTGAGGCCCTGGGCATCGAGATTCCCGCGCTGGAGCTGCTGCGCGCGGGGAGCCTGGTGGAGGTGGCCACCAGCCTCTCGTCGAAGTTCGACGGCCCCGCCGCCGCGGAGGCGCCCGCGAAGGCGCCCGTGACGGAGGAGGCCGAAATCGAGCAGCAGGTGAACAGCATGTCGGAGAGCGAGCTGGACTCCATCCTCCAGGCCATGCTCGCCGCGCAGACGGCGCAGGAGAGGGAGACGGCATGA